The proteins below come from a single Chryseobacterium nepalense genomic window:
- a CDS encoding deoxyuridine 5'-triphosphate nucleotidohydrolase, producing the protein MEYSKEFKAALSNFSPAEKDKLIFRLLKKDKLLSKKLYFELIDPETTDNKRDAMEEIVEEKVVLASKYISNQKYFMGIIRKISAEITEHVKITTDKFGEVSLNLLLINKILDYNEDLGRQRFDNVYKLYLYIINKTVKALTLTRKLDVDYWMEIDEHLDELKSKIIKNHYLSKLFINNGIDLNWLTSDKIPENFDQIIKEIKSQGFLR; encoded by the coding sequence ATGGAATATTCAAAAGAATTCAAGGCTGCTCTCAGTAATTTTTCTCCAGCAGAAAAAGACAAGCTTATTTTCAGATTATTAAAAAAAGATAAACTTCTGTCTAAAAAATTATATTTTGAACTGATTGACCCTGAAACTACTGACAATAAGAGAGATGCCATGGAAGAAATTGTGGAAGAAAAAGTAGTACTCGCGTCCAAATATATCAGCAATCAAAAATACTTTATGGGCATCATCCGTAAAATAAGCGCCGAAATCACGGAACATGTAAAAATTACTACCGATAAATTCGGAGAAGTAAGTCTCAATCTTTTGCTGATTAATAAAATTCTTGATTACAATGAAGATCTTGGCAGGCAAAGATTTGATAATGTGTATAAACTTTACCTTTATATCATTAATAAAACCGTAAAAGCATTGACTCTTACCAGAAAACTTGATGTGGACTACTGGATGGAAATTGATGAACATCTGGACGAATTGAAAAGTAAAATCATCAAGAACCATTATCTTTCAAAGCTTTTTATTAACAACGGAATAGATTTAAACTGGCTTACGAGCGATAAAATTCCTGAAAATTTCGACCAGATTATTAAAGAAATTAAGAGCCAGGGCTTTTTACGATAA
- the leuS gene encoding leucine--tRNA ligase, protein MFYDHQQIEKKWQKYWEENQTYKTSDSTDKPKFYVLDMFPYPSGAGLHVGHPLGYIASDIYARYKRHQGFNVLHPVGYDSFGLPAEQYAIQTGQHPAITTEQNITRYEEQLRKIGFSFDWSREVRTSDPSYYKWTQWIFIELFHSWYNKNTDKAEPISTLIKHFESKGTQDLNANETEELHFTAEEWNTASEMDKEDILLNYRLAYRAETTVNWCPALGTVLANDEVKDGKSERGGFPVFQKKMMQWSMRISAYSERLLQGLKGLDWPQPLKDSQEYWIGKSQGAQVKFEIESHPDEVIEVFTTRPDTIFGATFMVLAPENPLVEAITTPEQKAEIDSYIEETSKKTERDRMADVKNVSGAFTGSYALNPFSNERMPVYISDYVLIGYGTGAVMAVPAHDERDHRFAKKFNLEIKKVVETDEDIQEKSFDSKDSVCVNSDFLNGLKYDEAKALIISAIEKRGIGHGTTNYRQRDAIFSRQRYWGEPVPIYYKDGMPYTLPTSALPLELPEVEKYLPTEDGDPPLGNAKTFAWDEVNQKVVDTDLIDEKTIFPLELSTMPGWAGSSWYFLRYMDPHDENVFVKKDLADYWGQVDLYIGGSEHATGHLLYSRFWNMFLKDRGYINHNEPFQKLINQGMILGMSAFVYRIEGTNKYVSKNLAKEYETQQIHVDVSLLKGTSDELDTEAFKAWRPDFADAEFIFEEDGKFITEREVEKMSKSKYNVVNPDDICEEYGADGLRLYEMFLGPLEQSKPWNTQGLSGVYGFLKKFWNLYFNGEVFEVSDEEPTKAEYKVLHTLIKKVVYDIENFSFNTSVSSFMIAVNELQKIKCNKRNILEPLSVIISPYAPHICEELWSLLGHTTSIEFEKFPVLNEDYLVEDEIEYPISINGKTKHKLALSAQLSAKEVEDSVMKDEKVQQFLEGKTPKKIIVVPGRIVNIVI, encoded by the coding sequence GTGTTTTACGATCATCAGCAGATAGAAAAAAAGTGGCAGAAATACTGGGAAGAAAATCAAACCTATAAAACTTCCGACAGCACTGATAAACCTAAATTTTATGTTCTCGATATGTTTCCTTATCCATCGGGCGCCGGACTACATGTGGGGCATCCTCTCGGATATATTGCATCGGATATTTATGCCAGATATAAAAGACATCAGGGATTCAATGTGCTGCATCCGGTAGGCTACGACAGCTTCGGGCTTCCTGCTGAGCAGTATGCAATCCAGACCGGGCAACATCCTGCCATAACTACAGAACAGAATATTACCAGGTATGAAGAGCAGCTTAGAAAAATTGGCTTTTCTTTTGACTGGAGCAGGGAAGTAAGAACATCAGATCCTTCTTATTATAAATGGACGCAATGGATTTTTATTGAATTGTTTCATTCATGGTACAATAAAAATACGGACAAAGCGGAGCCGATTTCCACTTTAATTAAACATTTTGAAAGCAAAGGAACACAGGATCTAAATGCCAATGAAACCGAAGAACTTCATTTTACGGCAGAAGAGTGGAATACTGCTTCCGAAATGGATAAAGAAGATATTCTTTTAAATTACCGTTTAGCCTACAGAGCGGAAACTACCGTAAACTGGTGCCCTGCTCTGGGAACCGTATTGGCAAACGATGAGGTGAAGGACGGAAAATCCGAAAGAGGAGGTTTTCCGGTGTTTCAAAAGAAAATGATGCAGTGGAGCATGAGAATTTCCGCATACTCTGAGAGATTATTGCAGGGTCTGAAAGGCCTTGACTGGCCACAGCCATTAAAAGATTCTCAGGAATACTGGATCGGAAAATCCCAGGGAGCTCAGGTGAAATTTGAAATTGAAAGTCATCCTGATGAAGTTATTGAAGTATTTACAACAAGACCGGACACTATTTTCGGGGCAACTTTTATGGTGCTGGCTCCGGAAAATCCTTTGGTAGAAGCCATCACCACACCGGAACAGAAAGCTGAGATTGATAGCTATATCGAAGAAACTTCCAAAAAAACGGAAAGAGACCGTATGGCGGATGTGAAAAATGTTTCGGGAGCTTTCACGGGTAGTTATGCTCTCAACCCTTTCAGCAATGAAAGAATGCCGGTCTATATTTCAGATTACGTATTAATAGGATATGGAACAGGAGCTGTAATGGCCGTTCCGGCTCACGATGAGCGTGATCACAGATTTGCAAAGAAATTTAATTTAGAAATTAAAAAGGTTGTAGAAACCGATGAAGATATTCAGGAGAAATCTTTCGATTCTAAAGATTCCGTATGTGTAAACTCGGATTTTTTAAATGGTTTAAAATATGACGAAGCAAAAGCACTGATTATTTCTGCGATCGAAAAAAGAGGAATCGGTCATGGAACAACCAACTACAGACAGCGTGATGCCATTTTCTCCAGACAAAGATATTGGGGTGAGCCGGTTCCTATATATTATAAGGATGGAATGCCTTACACTTTGCCAACTTCAGCATTACCATTGGAACTTCCTGAAGTTGAAAAATATTTACCGACAGAAGACGGAGATCCGCCATTGGGAAATGCAAAAACTTTTGCGTGGGATGAAGTCAATCAAAAAGTGGTTGATACGGATCTGATTGATGAAAAAACAATTTTTCCTTTAGAACTATCGACAATGCCGGGTTGGGCAGGAAGCTCATGGTATTTCTTACGATACATGGATCCGCATGACGAAAATGTTTTTGTTAAAAAAGACCTTGCCGATTATTGGGGACAGGTTGATCTGTATATTGGAGGAAGCGAGCACGCAACCGGGCATTTGTTGTATTCAAGATTCTGGAATATGTTTTTAAAGGACAGAGGATATATTAATCATAATGAACCTTTCCAGAAGCTGATTAATCAGGGAATGATTTTGGGGATGAGTGCATTTGTTTATAGAATTGAAGGAACGAACAAATATGTATCTAAAAATTTAGCCAAAGAATATGAAACTCAGCAAATCCACGTTGATGTATCTTTATTAAAGGGAACATCAGACGAATTGGATACGGAAGCATTTAAAGCTTGGCGGCCGGATTTTGCAGATGCAGAATTTATTTTTGAAGAGGATGGAAAATTTATCACTGAACGCGAAGTAGAAAAAATGTCCAAGTCAAAATACAATGTCGTAAACCCGGATGATATCTGTGAAGAATACGGTGCAGACGGTTTAAGATTGTATGAAATGTTCCTAGGACCATTGGAACAATCCAAGCCCTGGAACACGCAGGGACTGAGCGGAGTTTACGGTTTCCTTAAAAAATTCTGGAATTTATATTTTAATGGCGAAGTTTTTGAAGTGTCAGATGAAGAGCCGACAAAAGCGGAATACAAAGTTTTGCATACCTTAATAAAGAAAGTGGTATACGATATTGAAAATTTTTCTTTCAATACGTCTGTTTCTTCATTTATGATTGCGGTAAACGAATTGCAAAAAATAAAATGCAACAAACGCAATATTTTGGAACCTTTGTCCGTTATCATTTCTCCGTATGCGCCACACATATGTGAGGAACTTTGGAGTCTGCTCGGCCATACAACTTCAATTGAGTTTGAAAAATTCCCTGTATTGAACGAGGATTACCTGGTAGAAGACGAAATTGAATATCCGATTAGTATTAACGGGAAAACAAAACATAAACTGGCATTATCTGCACAGCTTTCAGCTAAAGAAGTGGAAGATTCTGTAATGAAAGATGAGAAAGTTCAGCAGTTTCTGGAAGGTAAGACACCAAAGAAAATTATTGTGGTGCCGGGAAGAATTGTGAACATTGTAATTTAA
- a CDS encoding acyltransferase family protein produces MITKNNFDFIRVLLAFIVFVGHLGTLSASKELEILHYSPIEIAVFGFFVVSGFLIARSYERSSGLKSYLNKRIRRIVPAYLLVVFLCAILLSLVSTYSFAEYFSNPQVYKYLFWNSLFLNFKAPWLPGVFGNQAVNGALWTLKVEMSYYFCVPLLFLLFGKKNKYRNLSLVIMYFLSLIYLNYFESLDKMSAAKQLPGSLSYFIPGMLIYFNFDRFIQYKNMLFSIAIFTVWIDLVFSIKLFSPMMIGIIVLYIAYSFSFLNNFGKYGDFTYGIYIFHFPIIRVFTTLGFFQDYNPYMMAVVCMLLVVAVGICSWHFFEKKFL; encoded by the coding sequence ATGATAACGAAAAATAATTTCGACTTTATCCGCGTTCTCCTGGCCTTCATTGTCTTTGTGGGGCATCTTGGAACATTAAGCGCTTCCAAAGAGCTGGAGATTCTCCATTACAGTCCCATTGAAATAGCGGTTTTCGGTTTTTTTGTAGTAAGCGGATTTCTTATTGCGAGAAGCTACGAGCGCTCTTCAGGATTAAAAAGTTACCTGAATAAAAGAATCAGGAGAATTGTTCCTGCTTATCTGCTGGTGGTTTTTCTGTGTGCCATTTTATTAAGCCTTGTAAGCACTTATTCTTTCGCTGAATACTTCAGCAATCCCCAGGTTTATAAATATCTTTTCTGGAATTCTTTATTTCTGAATTTTAAAGCACCATGGCTGCCCGGAGTCTTTGGGAATCAGGCGGTAAACGGAGCATTATGGACCCTGAAAGTTGAAATGTCCTATTACTTCTGCGTTCCTTTACTTTTTTTATTGTTCGGAAAGAAAAACAAGTACAGAAACCTCAGCCTCGTGATTATGTATTTTCTGTCTCTTATTTATCTTAATTATTTCGAATCATTAGATAAAATGTCTGCCGCAAAACAGCTTCCGGGATCGCTCTCCTATTTCATTCCGGGAATGCTGATCTATTTTAATTTCGACCGGTTCATTCAATATAAAAACATGCTTTTTAGTATTGCCATCTTCACAGTATGGATTGATCTTGTTTTCAGCATTAAATTATTTTCACCAATGATGATCGGCATTATCGTATTGTATATTGCTTACTCTTTTTCATTTTTAAATAATTTCGGCAAGTACGGAGACTTCACTTACGGAATTTACATTTTCCATTTTCCTATCATCCGGGTTTTTACCACACTTGGATTTTTTCAGGATTACAACCCTTATATGATGGCAGTAGTTTGTATGCTGCTTGTTGTTGCAGTAGGGATATGTTCATGGCACTTTTTTGAAAAAAAATTTTTATAA
- a CDS encoding lipocalin family protein, with amino-acid sequence MKKLALLFAGLSLFVATGCNNDDDNTIEYPIVGTWQPMKVVVTSVPIGDDPVSDAITFDSDCQKTSRWVFAAAGTGKRTENGDGATPGTCQPTFDRTFTYTYDKDSKAIQVKYQGIVEPDKGSVVTLNETTMNIKFEDTSDPTEYQSMTYTLKRIPQ; translated from the coding sequence ATGAAGAAATTAGCATTACTATTTGCAGGTCTATCTTTATTCGTAGCGACAGGATGTAATAACGACGACGATAACACAATAGAATATCCGATTGTGGGAACATGGCAGCCCATGAAAGTGGTTGTTACCAGTGTCCCTATAGGAGATGATCCTGTTTCAGATGCCATTACTTTTGATTCTGACTGCCAAAAGACATCAAGATGGGTTTTTGCAGCGGCGGGCACGGGGAAAAGAACCGAAAACGGAGATGGAGCTACACCGGGAACCTGTCAGCCTACTTTCGATAGAACTTTTACCTATACCTATGATAAAGACAGTAAAGCTATTCAGGTAAAATACCAGGGAATCGTGGAGCCGGATAAAGGAAGTGTGGTTACCCTTAATGAAACGACCATGAATATTAAATTTGAAGATACTTCAGATCCTACTGAATACCAGTCCATGACCTATACTTTAAAGAGAATTCCTCAATAA
- a CDS encoding glycosyltransferase family 2 protein, whose translation MKELVSIITPSYNSEEFIEETIQCVLGQTYENWEWLITDDLSGDNTVTIVQKYYDPRIKLQVLEQNGGAGNARNKSLERACGRYIAFLDSDDLWHPEYLETMVDYMTTYNAELVYCNYSRCDEHTMQPVLKDFEADKIVTFSNLLKTCRLAPVSTMYDTKRVGKFFFPVKSKREDHVMWLNLLKEIPKGYPLQKTLAKYRMRQNSVSRKKKNIIKDQYLVYKDFMGFSTIRSLYYTANWALNGFLKYSKIFN comes from the coding sequence ATGAAAGAACTTGTTTCCATTATCACACCCTCATACAATTCGGAAGAATTCATTGAGGAAACAATACAATGTGTACTTGGCCAGACTTACGAAAACTGGGAATGGCTGATTACTGATGATCTCTCCGGGGACAATACTGTTACAATTGTACAAAAATATTACGATCCCCGAATAAAACTTCAGGTTCTGGAGCAAAATGGCGGAGCCGGCAATGCAAGAAATAAAAGTCTTGAGAGAGCCTGCGGAAGGTATATCGCATTCCTTGATTCCGATGATCTTTGGCATCCCGAATATCTTGAAACCATGGTTGATTATATGACAACTTACAACGCAGAACTCGTCTACTGTAATTATTCGAGATGTGACGAACATACCATGCAGCCTGTTCTCAAAGATTTTGAAGCAGATAAAATTGTAACATTTTCAAATTTACTGAAAACCTGCAGGCTAGCCCCGGTTTCTACCATGTATGACACTAAAAGAGTGGGTAAATTTTTCTTCCCGGTAAAAAGTAAACGCGAAGATCATGTCATGTGGCTGAATCTGCTGAAAGAAATTCCGAAAGGCTATCCTCTACAGAAAACACTTGCCAAATACAGAATGCGCCAGAACAGTGTTTCCCGAAAGAAAAAGAATATAATTAAAGATCAATACCTGGTTTACAAAGATTTCATGGGGTTTTCTACGATAAGGTCTTTATACTATACTGCAAACTGGGCATTGAACGGATTTTTAAAATATTCGAAAATTTTTAATTAA